In Rutidosis leptorrhynchoides isolate AG116_Rl617_1_P2 chromosome 2, CSIRO_AGI_Rlap_v1, whole genome shotgun sequence, one genomic interval encodes:
- the LOC139889267 gene encoding uncharacterized protein: MANFSPNTTESNQQSFFPHRTYCFCIPYRWHKVPSSEHDEQQQEHESNQTLWSRGVAALKKIREWSEIVAGPKWKTFIRRFNHGKTIDRHSSKYQYDPLSYELNFDHGPVQNGDPDTENEYLVRNFSSRYALPVTSIPVTGKTMIDNVRKHEIGLSFV, encoded by the coding sequence ATGGCTAATTTCTCTCCCAACACAACTGAATCCAACCAACAATCATTCTTCCCTCATCGAACCTATTGTTTCTGCATACCCTACCGATGGCATAAAGTACCGTCTTCAGAACACGATGAACAACAACAAGAACACGAATCAAATCAAACTCTATGGTCTCGAGGAGTCGCGGCATTAAAAAAGATCCGAGAATGGTCAGAAATAGTAGCTGGTCCAAAATGGAAGACTTTCATACGAAGATTTAATCACGGTAAAACTATTGATAGACACTCTTCTAAATACCAATACGATCCGTTGAGTTACGAGCTTAATTTCGATCATGGACCGGTGCAAAATGGAGATCCGGATACGGAGAATGAGTATTTAGTTCGTAACTTTTCGTCGCGATACGCTTTACCAGTGACATCGATTCCGGTTACCGGTAAAACGATGATTGATAATGTTCGAAAACATGAAATCGGACTTAGTTTTGTGTGA